The following coding sequences lie in one Oceanicola sp. 502str15 genomic window:
- the ahcY gene encoding adenosylhomocysteinase gives MAADYVVKDISLAEFGRKELDIAETEMPGLMACRAEYGDSKPLKGARIVGSLHMTIQTAVLIETLVALGADVRWASCNIFSTQDHAAAAIAKSGVPVFAIKGQSLEEHWDYLDKSFMFPEGANMILDDGGDATLYVLLGARAEAGEDIIPVPQSEEEEVIKAQIKKRMAESPGWFTKTREAIKGVSEETTTGVHRLYDLHKKGQLPFPAINVNDSVTKSKFDNKYGCKESLVDGIRRATDVMMAGKVAVVCGYGDVGKGCAASLQGAGARVKVTEVDPICALQAAMDGFEVVTLEEVAASADIFITTTGNKDVIRIEHMREMKDMAIVGNIGHFDNEIQVANLRNHKWTNIKDQVDMIEMPGGSRIILLSEGRLLNLGNATGHPSFVMSASFTNQVLAQIELWTKGEEYQPGVYILPKHLDEKVAMLHLDRIGVKLSKLSTEQAAYIGVTPEGPFKPEHYRY, from the coding sequence ATGGCTGCCGATTACGTTGTTAAAGACATCTCTCTTGCCGAGTTCGGCCGCAAGGAGCTGGATATTGCCGAGACTGAAATGCCGGGTCTCATGGCCTGTCGGGCCGAGTATGGCGACAGCAAGCCGCTGAAGGGCGCGCGCATCGTCGGGTCCCTCCACATGACCATTCAGACTGCAGTGCTGATCGAAACGCTGGTCGCGCTGGGTGCTGATGTGCGCTGGGCAAGCTGCAACATTTTCTCCACTCAGGATCATGCTGCGGCGGCGATTGCGAAATCGGGCGTGCCGGTTTTTGCGATCAAGGGCCAAAGCCTGGAAGAGCATTGGGACTATCTCGACAAGTCGTTCATGTTCCCCGAGGGCGCGAACATGATCCTCGATGATGGCGGCGACGCCACGCTTTACGTGCTGCTGGGTGCTCGCGCCGAGGCGGGTGAAGACATCATCCCTGTGCCGCAGTCCGAGGAAGAAGAGGTCATCAAGGCGCAGATCAAGAAGCGCATGGCCGAGAGCCCCGGGTGGTTCACCAAGACTCGCGAAGCGATCAAGGGCGTGTCGGAAGAGACGACGACCGGCGTGCACCGTCTGTATGACCTGCACAAGAAGGGCCAGCTTCCCTTCCCTGCGATCAACGTGAACGACAGCGTCACCAAGTCGAAATTCGACAACAAGTATGGCTGCAAGGAATCGCTGGTTGACGGCATTCGCCGCGCCACGGACGTGATGATGGCCGGCAAGGTCGCCGTTGTCTGCGGCTACGGCGACGTGGGCAAGGGTTGTGCCGCGAGCCTTCAGGGTGCGGGTGCGCGCGTGAAGGTGACAGAGGTCGATCCGATCTGCGCGCTTCAGGCGGCGATGGACGGTTTCGAGGTGGTCACGCTGGAAGAGGTGGCCGCGAGTGCCGACATCTTCATTACCACCACCGGCAACAAGGACGTGATCCGCATCGAGCACATGCGCGAGATGAAGGACATGGCGATCGTCGGCAACATCGGCCACTTCGACAACGAGATTCAGGTGGCCAATCTGCGCAACCACAAATGGACCAACATCAAGGACCAGGTGGACATGATCGAGATGCCCGGCGGCAGCCGGATCATCCTGTTGTCCGAAGGGCGGCTGCTGAACCTTGGCAATGCCACCGGCCACCCCTCCTTCGTGATGAGTGCGAGTTTCACCAACCAGGTGCTGGCGCAGATCGAGCTGTGGACCAAGGGCGAGGAATACCAGCCCGGCGTCTACATCCTGCCCAAGCATC
- a CDS encoding HD family hydrolase — MAKAPPRAWQRMLSGRRLDLLDPTPVDIEIEDIAHGLAFVARWNGQTHGDFAYSVAEHSLLVEALYSRMNPDAPVKWKLAALLHDAPEYVIGDMISPVKAAVGPGYGALDDRLTSAIHIRFGLPAQVPVAVKRQIKKADRISAWLEATRIAGFTVAEANKFFGVPAPALIENLEITLRPPVDVRNDFTARHNQLLAAL; from the coding sequence ATGGCCAAGGCACCGCCCCGCGCATGGCAGCGCATGCTCTCGGGTCGCAGGCTTGATCTGCTGGATCCGACGCCAGTGGATATCGAGATCGAGGATATCGCCCACGGCCTCGCCTTCGTCGCCCGGTGGAACGGCCAGACCCATGGCGACTTCGCGTATTCCGTGGCCGAGCATTCGCTTCTGGTAGAAGCGCTTTACAGCCGGATGAACCCCGATGCCCCGGTCAAGTGGAAGCTGGCTGCCCTGCTGCACGATGCGCCCGAGTACGTCATCGGAGACATGATTTCTCCCGTAAAGGCCGCCGTCGGCCCCGGCTACGGCGCGCTGGATGATCGCCTCACCTCCGCAATCCACATTCGCTTCGGCCTGCCCGCGCAGGTGCCTGTGGCGGTGAAAAGGCAGATCAAGAAGGCCGATCGCATCTCTGCCTGGCTGGAGGCTACAAGAATTGCGGGGTTCACCGTGGCCGAGGCCAACAAGTTCTTCGGAGTGCCTGCCCCCGCGCTGATCGAGAACCTGGAAATCACCTTGAGGCCCCCAGTGGACGTCCGCAACGATTTTACCGCGCGGCACAACCAGTTGCTGGCTGCGCTCTGA
- a CDS encoding GNAT family N-acetyltransferase, whose product MIHIRPATPADARAITELLQEIVDAGGTTAITGQVKREDIAAQIRATPRAAWHVAEDETGELLGFQWIDPMIEEPETCAEIATFARKGRTGLGIGSALFKATQEAARRLDYTWIRANIRADNAGGLAYYQSRGFEDYGRIEGYVMGDGTVVDKVLKRFDL is encoded by the coding sequence ATGATCCACATTCGCCCCGCCACCCCAGCCGACGCCCGCGCCATCACCGAGCTCCTGCAAGAGATCGTCGATGCCGGCGGCACGACTGCGATCACCGGACAGGTGAAACGCGAAGACATCGCAGCCCAGATACGCGCCACGCCCCGCGCCGCCTGGCATGTGGCCGAAGACGAAACTGGCGAGTTGCTCGGCTTCCAATGGATCGACCCGATGATCGAAGAGCCCGAAACCTGCGCCGAAATCGCCACCTTCGCCCGCAAGGGCCGCACGGGTCTCGGCATTGGCTCCGCGCTTTTCAAAGCTACGCAAGAGGCCGCAAGACGTCTCGATTACACTTGGATCCGCGCCAATATCCGCGCCGACAATGCAGGCGGCCTGGCCTACTATCAATCGCGCGGCTTCGAGGACTACGGCCGCATCGAAGGCTATGTGATGGGAGATGGCACCGTGGTCGACAAGGTGCTCAAACGGTTCGATCTCTAG
- a CDS encoding ActR/PrrA/RegA family redox response regulator transcription factor, with translation MAERDLSEIGEDKSLLIVDDDEPFLRRLARAMEKRGFEPEMAGSVAAGRAIATARPPAYAVIDLRLEDGNGLDVVETIREKRPDAKVVVLTGYGAIATAVAAVKIGATDYLSKPADANEVTAALLASGDELPPPPENPMSADRVRWEHIQRVYELCDRNVSETARRLNMHRRTLQRILAKRSPK, from the coding sequence GTGGCCGAGCGGGATCTCAGCGAGATCGGGGAAGACAAATCCCTTCTGATTGTGGATGACGACGAGCCGTTTCTGCGGCGGTTGGCAAGGGCAATGGAGAAACGCGGATTTGAGCCCGAAATGGCTGGATCCGTTGCTGCAGGACGTGCAATCGCTACTGCCCGCCCGCCGGCCTATGCCGTGATCGACCTGCGCCTCGAAGATGGCAACGGGCTCGACGTGGTTGAAACCATTCGAGAAAAACGGCCCGACGCCAAGGTGGTTGTGCTCACTGGCTATGGTGCGATTGCAACGGCCGTTGCGGCGGTGAAGATCGGGGCCACGGACTACCTGTCAAAACCCGCTGACGCCAACGAAGTGACGGCCGCCCTCCTGGCCAGTGGTGACGAACTTCCGCCGCCGCCGGAAAACCCGATGAGTGCCGACCGGGTGCGATGGGAGCATATCCAGCGGGTGTATGAGCTTTGCGACCGCAACGTCAGCGAAACCGCGCGACGGCTCAACATGCACCGCCGTACCCTGCAGCGTATTCTGGCCAAGCGTTCCCCGAAATAG
- a CDS encoding SCO family protein, which produces MRTAIWATAATVAICGLVGVTVWKVYPGAPDNAFAECGGGASSAAIGGPFELVNAAGETVTDADVITEPSLIYFGYTFCPDVCPLDMVRNAEAVDILAEQGYSVKPVFITVDPARDTPEVVGDFADTISERIVGLTGSPEQVDAASKAYRTYYKAHTEDDPEYYLVDHSTFTYLTLPETGFAGFFRRELSGEQLADQVQCFLDAG; this is translated from the coding sequence ATGCGCACGGCGATTTGGGCAACGGCGGCCACGGTGGCGATTTGCGGCTTGGTCGGCGTGACTGTGTGGAAGGTGTATCCCGGGGCGCCCGACAATGCCTTTGCCGAATGCGGTGGCGGCGCGAGTTCGGCCGCGATCGGCGGGCCGTTTGAACTGGTGAATGCCGCGGGTGAAACGGTGACGGATGCGGATGTGATCACCGAGCCATCGCTGATCTACTTCGGTTATACCTTCTGCCCCGATGTCTGCCCGCTCGACATGGTGCGCAATGCCGAGGCGGTCGATATCCTCGCCGAGCAGGGGTATTCGGTGAAGCCCGTTTTCATCACGGTCGATCCGGCGCGGGACACGCCCGAGGTTGTCGGGGACTTTGCCGACACCATCAGCGAAAGGATTGTAGGCCTGACAGGCAGCCCCGAGCAGGTTGATGCCGCGTCCAAGGCTTACCGCACCTATTACAAGGCGCATACGGAGGATGACCCCGAGTACTATCTCGTCGATCATTCCACTTTCACCTACCTCACCCTTCCCGAAACGGGGTTTGCCGGGTTCTTCCGGCGCGAACTTTCCGGCGAGCAGCTGGCGGATCAGGTGCAGTGCTTTCTGGATGCGGGATAA
- the regB gene encoding sensor histidine kinase RegB, with the protein MPETGPSDLAFQHPRRANWIRLRTLIVLRWVAVAGQSIAVAIAHFLYGLQLEFGLCVLAIGMSVVANLVAMFIYPANKRLNETETMLMLVFDLAQLALLIFLTGGLHNPFALLLLTPVTIAATALGLNAVLTVGAVAIGLVTFVAFQYLPLRTVEGFVLRVPSIFLFGSWIAIVIGVSFLALYARKVTTEIAAMGDALLATQLALAREQKLTDLGGVVAAAAHELGTPLATIKLVSSEMADELQGEADRESLLDDSRLIGEQADRCREILRSMGRAGKDDLHMRSAPLQSVLEEAAEPHQDRGKVLHFDMQPGPGGEERQPQVQRSSEMIHGVRNLIQNAVDFAAGNVWIEARWTSERITVRVIDDGEGYPPQLIGRIGDPFVRRRRGSDEGSRRPQYEGMGLGLFIAKTLLERIGAALTFANGSDPFLAPDERPDRGGAIVEVTWPRALLVSEEGEARTALGLNRPIQA; encoded by the coding sequence ATGCCCGAGACCGGCCCATCCGACCTCGCCTTCCAGCACCCGCGCCGGGCCAACTGGATCAGGCTGCGCACGCTCATCGTCCTGCGATGGGTCGCCGTTGCAGGGCAGAGCATTGCCGTGGCCATCGCGCATTTTCTCTATGGCCTGCAGCTGGAATTCGGGCTCTGCGTTCTGGCCATCGGCATGTCGGTCGTCGCCAACCTCGTCGCCATGTTCATCTATCCCGCCAACAAGCGGCTGAACGAAACCGAGACGATGCTGATGCTGGTGTTCGACCTCGCCCAGCTCGCTCTGCTCATTTTTCTCACCGGCGGGCTGCACAACCCTTTCGCGCTGCTCCTGCTCACGCCCGTTACCATTGCCGCAACGGCGCTCGGGCTGAACGCGGTGCTCACTGTCGGCGCGGTGGCAATCGGGCTCGTCACCTTCGTGGCGTTCCAGTACCTGCCGCTGCGCACGGTGGAGGGTTTCGTGCTGCGCGTTCCGTCGATCTTCCTGTTCGGATCGTGGATTGCCATTGTCATCGGTGTCTCCTTCCTCGCGCTCTATGCCCGCAAGGTCACAACCGAGATCGCCGCCATGGGCGACGCGTTGCTGGCCACCCAACTGGCCCTCGCCCGCGAACAGAAACTCACCGACCTCGGCGGGGTCGTCGCGGCCGCAGCCCATGAGCTCGGCACGCCCCTGGCGACCATCAAGCTCGTGAGCTCCGAAATGGCCGACGAGCTTCAGGGCGAGGCCGACCGCGAGAGCCTTCTGGATGACTCACGCCTGATCGGAGAGCAGGCCGATCGGTGCCGCGAAATCCTGCGCTCCATGGGTCGCGCCGGAAAGGACGACCTGCACATGCGCAGCGCACCGCTGCAATCCGTGCTGGAAGAGGCGGCAGAGCCCCATCAGGACCGGGGCAAGGTGTTGCACTTCGATATGCAGCCCGGCCCGGGCGGCGAAGAGCGGCAGCCGCAGGTGCAACGGAGCTCCGAGATGATCCACGGGGTGCGCAACCTGATCCAGAACGCCGTAGATTTTGCCGCCGGCAACGTGTGGATCGAGGCGAGGTGGACAAGCGAACGGATCACGGTGCGGGTCATCGACGATGGCGAGGGGTATCCGCCCCAGCTGATCGGTCGCATAGGCGACCCGTTCGTGCGGCGCAGGCGCGGATCCGATGAGGGGTCGCGCAGGCCGCAGTATGAGGGCATGGGGCTTGGCCTGTTCATCGCCAAGACCCTGTTGGAGCGGATCGGTGCCGCGCTGACTTTCGCGAACGGGTCCGACCCGTTTCTTGCCCCCGACGAACGCCCCGACAGGGGCGGTGCCATTGTCGAGGTCACTTGGCCAAGGGCCCTACTTGTGTCCGAAGAGGGCGAGGCGCGGACCGCTTTGGGCCTCAACCGGCCGATCCAGGCCTGA
- a CDS encoding PAS-domain containing protein: MLVAVLLQPKRRVTWDRFGSGTEGMTFLFEDEELVDATDEARTFLANGPISLPSWPRFLALLAGSFPDIGARAARLPEVGIMDLRARDGSARLEAEWKNGLTRFALHQGEDIEPPEYDSFSVTAMTEEVDILRRVVDDAPLLAWREDEDGNVTWANGAYIDLLYRMHPDRTTLAWPLPRAFAHTFHESESDVVYRVSVNIPYIEQVIWYECTTREIDKEVLVYATPADRLVQAERSRLEFLQTLTKTFADLPTGLAVFDRNRQLSLFNPALTDLSALEPQFLSARPTLVAFLDHLREAQRMPEPKDYKEWRASIAELESAASEGIHQEIWSLPTGQTYRVTGQPHPDGAVAFLFEDISAEMSLTRRFRSELEMGQAVVDSLDEAIAVFSRTGSMVLCNRAYQELWHCELVGTLSDIGAQDAVRDWSALCNDDALWSRATRFLSGNDDRRAWSAEIESAAYGKVKCRFMPVAGGNALVGFTLGHKDLPLPAPAAESIPQTA, translated from the coding sequence TTGCTGGTCGCAGTCCTCCTCCAACCCAAGCGCCGGGTGACATGGGACAGGTTCGGCAGCGGCACCGAAGGCATGACCTTTCTCTTCGAGGATGAAGAGCTGGTCGATGCAACCGACGAGGCGCGCACCTTCCTCGCCAACGGTCCAATCTCCCTGCCATCCTGGCCCCGCTTTCTGGCGCTGCTCGCTGGCTCCTTTCCCGATATCGGAGCCCGCGCGGCGCGTCTTCCCGAGGTCGGCATCATGGATCTCCGCGCTCGAGACGGCTCGGCCCGGCTGGAGGCAGAGTGGAAGAACGGACTGACCAGGTTCGCGCTCCATCAGGGCGAAGATATCGAGCCCCCCGAATACGATAGCTTCTCGGTCACAGCCATGACGGAGGAGGTCGACATCCTGCGTCGCGTCGTCGACGACGCCCCCCTGCTGGCATGGCGCGAAGACGAAGACGGCAACGTCACATGGGCCAACGGAGCATACATCGACCTGCTCTACCGCATGCACCCCGACCGAACCACGCTGGCATGGCCCCTACCACGGGCCTTCGCCCACACATTTCATGAGAGCGAGTCGGATGTTGTCTACAGGGTCTCCGTCAACATCCCCTACATCGAACAGGTGATCTGGTATGAGTGCACGACCCGGGAGATCGACAAGGAGGTTCTGGTCTATGCCACCCCGGCAGATCGGCTGGTGCAGGCAGAACGCTCGCGGCTCGAGTTCCTGCAAACCCTGACCAAGACCTTTGCCGACCTCCCCACAGGCCTCGCGGTGTTCGACCGCAACCGCCAACTCAGCCTCTTCAACCCGGCACTCACGGATCTTTCGGCGCTGGAGCCACAGTTTCTGTCCGCACGGCCCACCCTTGTGGCATTTCTCGACCATCTCCGTGAGGCACAGCGCATGCCCGAGCCGAAGGACTACAAGGAATGGCGGGCGTCGATTGCCGAGCTGGAGTCCGCGGCCTCGGAGGGAATTCATCAGGAAATCTGGTCCCTCCCCACCGGGCAGACCTATCGTGTCACCGGACAGCCGCACCCCGACGGGGCCGTGGCTTTCCTGTTCGAGGATATTTCAGCCGAAATGTCACTCACCCGCCGTTTCCGCTCCGAACTCGAGATGGGCCAGGCGGTGGTCGACAGCCTCGACGAGGCCATCGCCGTGTTCTCCCGCACGGGCTCCATGGTTCTGTGCAACCGCGCCTATCAGGAGCTCTGGCATTGCGAACTGGTCGGCACCCTCTCCGATATCGGCGCGCAGGATGCCGTGCGCGATTGGTCCGCGCTCTGCAACGACGACGCACTCTGGAGCCGCGCCACCCGGTTTCTGTCAGGCAATGATGACAGGCGGGCCTGGAGCGCCGAGATCGAAAGCGCGGCCTACGGCAAGGTGAAATGTCGCTTCATGCCGGTTGCAGGCGGCAATGCCCTCGTCGGGTTCACGCTCGGCCACAAGGATCTGCCGCTCCCCGCACCCGCCGCCGAGAGCATTCCTCAAACCGCCTGA
- the tsaE gene encoding tRNA (adenosine(37)-N6)-threonylcarbamoyltransferase complex ATPase subunit type 1 TsaE, with amino-acid sequence MTRSASFPLTLHLSSPEHTTRLAEAMAPLLGAGDVLLLSGRVGAGKSHFSRGLIRWRMRRVNALEDVPSPTFTLVQTYPLPDGELWHADLYRLSDPDEVEELGLAAAFEEAICLVEWPDRLPTPPAHALRLHFETGEGDDARTLTIAGGKPWESRIASALEVTP; translated from the coding sequence ATGACCCGCAGTGCTTCGTTTCCACTCACGCTCCACCTCTCCTCACCCGAGCACACCACTCGGCTGGCCGAGGCCATGGCGCCATTGCTCGGCGCGGGTGACGTGCTGCTGCTCTCCGGGCGGGTCGGCGCCGGAAAGAGCCATTTTTCACGCGGTCTGATCCGTTGGCGGATGCGGCGTGTCAATGCGCTCGAAGATGTCCCCTCTCCAACCTTCACACTGGTCCAGACCTACCCGCTTCCCGATGGCGAACTCTGGCATGCCGACCTCTATCGCCTGTCGGACCCGGACGAAGTTGAAGAGCTCGGATTGGCCGCCGCTTTCGAAGAGGCGATCTGCCTCGTCGAATGGCCCGACCGCCTGCCAACCCCGCCCGCCCACGCCCTCCGGCTCCATTTCGAAACAGGCGAAGGCGACGACGCCCGAACCCTGACCATCGCCGGCGGCAAACCTTGGGAAAGTCGCATCGCTTCTGCCTTGGAGGTCACACCATGA
- a CDS encoding aminoglycoside phosphotransferase family protein, which produces MNAVESFLADAGWANAERRPLAGDASSRAYERLSLGAETAVLMKDPEGDVLPFLAIAKHLTAQGLSAPSILAAAPDQGLVLMEDMGDGLIARIATADPSRENALYLAATDVLIALLAAPLPEGLQLYGPAEMAPMIGPAAEYYARAAGEPVTHEGWLHLTAALEEALLATNIAPPVLIHRDYHAENLLWLPERAGPARVGLLDFQDALAGHPTYDLASLLGDVRRDVPEPVKEACIHHYLAATGLDEALFRAAIATQGAQRNLRILGVFTRLCTVLKKPAYLSLMPRVWTLLMADLAHPDLATLREAVLETIPEPTPNRLERIRKVAA; this is translated from the coding sequence ATGAACGCCGTTGAGAGCTTCCTTGCCGACGCCGGTTGGGCCAATGCCGAACGCCGCCCCCTCGCTGGTGACGCCTCGTCCCGCGCTTATGAACGCCTCAGCCTCGGCGCGGAAACCGCCGTTCTGATGAAGGATCCCGAGGGCGACGTCCTGCCGTTCCTCGCCATCGCCAAACACCTCACGGCACAGGGCCTCTCTGCGCCATCTATCCTTGCCGCCGCCCCGGATCAGGGGCTGGTGCTGATGGAAGACATGGGCGACGGGCTGATTGCCCGGATCGCAACCGCCGACCCGAGCCGTGAGAATGCGCTCTACCTCGCGGCCACCGACGTTCTGATTGCCCTCCTCGCCGCCCCGCTCCCCGAGGGCCTGCAACTCTACGGCCCCGCCGAAATGGCCCCGATGATCGGCCCCGCCGCAGAGTACTACGCCCGCGCCGCCGGTGAGCCCGTGACCCATGAAGGCTGGCTCCACCTGACGGCAGCGCTCGAAGAGGCGCTTCTCGCCACCAACATCGCCCCCCCGGTGCTGATCCACCGCGACTACCACGCCGAAAACCTGCTCTGGCTTCCGGAGCGTGCCGGCCCCGCACGCGTCGGCCTGCTCGACTTTCAGGACGCCCTCGCCGGGCATCCGACCTACGACCTTGCCTCGCTTCTCGGCGATGTCCGCCGCGATGTTCCCGAGCCAGTGAAAGAAGCCTGCATTCATCACTATCTTGCGGCGACCGGCCTCGACGAGGCCCTGTTCCGGGCCGCAATCGCCACCCAGGGCGCCCAGCGCAACCTGCGTATCCTCGGCGTCTTTACCCGGCTCTGCACCGTCCTGAAAAAGCCTGCCTACCTTTCCCTCATGCCGCGGGTCTGGACCCTGCTCATGGCGGACCTCGCCCACCCAGACCTCGCGACGCTGCGTGAGGCCGTGCTCGAAACCATCCCCGAACCAACCCCCAACCGGCTGGAGCGCATTCGCAAGGTGGCGGCATGA
- a CDS encoding nucleotidyltransferase family protein: MSDPQAAMIFAAGFGTRMRPLTDTRPKPLIKVAGKPLLDRALDLTEGTERVVVNTHYLGDQIARHLAGRTVQTIHEPEILDTGGGLRNALPLLGTGPVITLNSDAVWTGPNPLQTLRNAWKPDRMDALLLLIPVANARGYEGTGDFSQDADGRLTRGPGLIYSGAQIIKPDGLAQIPEAAFSLNVLWNVMQPEGRLFGVVHPGGWCDVGHPGGIAEAEAMLANV; this comes from the coding sequence ATGAGCGACCCTCAAGCCGCGATGATCTTTGCCGCGGGCTTCGGCACCCGTATGCGCCCGCTCACGGACACCCGCCCAAAGCCCTTGATCAAGGTCGCAGGCAAACCGCTGCTCGATCGCGCCCTGGACCTCACCGAAGGCACCGAGCGGGTGGTGGTCAACACCCACTACCTCGGCGACCAGATCGCGCGTCACCTCGCAGGCCGCACCGTTCAAACCATCCACGAGCCCGAAATCCTCGATACCGGAGGCGGATTGCGCAATGCGCTTCCGCTGCTCGGCACCGGGCCGGTGATCACCCTCAACTCCGATGCGGTCTGGACCGGCCCCAACCCGCTGCAAACACTCCGCAACGCCTGGAAGCCCGACCGGATGGATGCGCTTCTGCTCCTGATTCCGGTCGCAAATGCGCGCGGCTACGAGGGCACGGGTGATTTCTCGCAAGACGCCGACGGGCGGCTCACACGCGGGCCGGGCCTCATCTATTCGGGCGCGCAGATCATCAAGCCCGACGGCCTCGCACAAATTCCCGAAGCTGCATTCTCGCTCAATGTGCTTTGGAATGTCATGCAGCCGGAAGGCCGCCTCTTTGGGGTCGTTCATCCCGGGGGGTGGTGCGACGTCGGCCATCCCGGCGGAATTGCCGAGGCGGAGGCCATGTTGGCCAATGTTTGA